AGGGCCGTGCTCGACGTCAACGTGTCCCCGACCTCGAGGTAGCGATCGAACTCGAGCTCCGAGTTCGTCGCCAGGGTCGCGGCGTAGCCCGCGCGCGCCAACACCTCGAGGGGGCTGTTCGGGTCGTAGGCACCGGGCGCGCCACCGCGCTCGGCGATCCCCTCGATCTTCGGCCGCGGCATCGTCCAGGTCTGGAGCATCGCCGGCGGTGCGACCACGTCGTCGAAACCCGCAGCCTGAGCGGCTACCGCATCGAGATAGACCGGGTTCTGGTCGTCGAGGGCATCGACCCAATGGCGGATCATCGGCAGGTTCACCGGGTCGGGTGCCGCGCTGGGCCCCGCGTCGCTCAGGGGTTGGCCGAGTCGCTCGAGCAACCCCTTCCGGAGCGGATCGTTTCCTTCTCCCATCGTCTCCTCCGTATCAGCCACTCAGACTCTCGGGCACCATCAGAACTCGGTACCCGGAGCCGGATAGCCCGCGATCAGGCCGCCGTCTGCCACGAACTCGGAACCCGTGGAGTAGGAGCTCTCGTCCGAAGCGAGGAAGAGCGCCAGCTTCGCGATCTCCTCGGGCGCCCCGATCCTCCCGAGCGGTGCGAGACGCTCGGCGTGCTGGGCGACCAGACCGGTGGTCAACGCGGGGTCCGTACCGTCGGGCGCCCCGAGCTTCGTCTCGATGAAGCCCGGATGGATCGAGTTCACCCGAATCCCGAATGGTGCCAGCTCCATTGCCGCGGCCTTCGTCATGCCGCGCACGGCCCACTTGCTGGC
This region of Myxococcota bacterium genomic DNA includes:
- a CDS encoding MaoC family dehydratase N-terminal domain-containing protein, with protein sequence MGEGNDPLRKGLLERLGQPLSDAGPSAAPDPVNLPMIRHWVDALDDQNPVYLDAVAAQAAGFDDVVAPPAMLQTWTMPRPKIEGIAERGGAPGAYDPNSPLEVLARAGYAATLATNSELEFDRYLEVGDTLTSSTALESISERKKTAIGVGYFVTWVTTYLDAAGEAVGRQRFRVFRFKPGAGGDA